ACTGGAGCACGGAATGAGAGTGTTTTTCGAGCGTTTCGCGGAACACCAGGTGCCAATGACCGTGGCCCCAAGTCGTCCGAGTTTCGTGTAGCTTAGTGATGATCTCATGCAATCAACACTGCACCAACGCCCTAACTTGTTTCCAATAGGCCTATGAAATATTTCCCTGCTCTAGTTTTCGTTCCGCTCTTCGCTTTGGGCGCAATTGGGCTTGTTGGAACCTGCAAAAAGATCATGCGGATGCAGATGATCCGAGGCGAACGCGTTGGTGCGGAAATTCAATCGAAAGTCATTACGTCCAAGTTAAGCCGCAGCGACGACTATCTATTCGCGTGGGATGGAGCGGATGTGACTAAACGCAGTGACCAGCGAATTTTCCTTCCTCCGGAGGTCTGGGAAAGGTATGACGTCGGCGACAGCATTGATCTGGTTTTCGTACCGGGACGCACCTCGCCGTATCACCGCGACGGCATCTTTGCGAGCGATGGAAATCTAATTTTTGACTACGTGCTTTTGGCAATCGAGTTTCTGATGATGGTGGGTGCGGTCATTGGCGCACTCGCCATCATCATCAAAGCCGATCGTGGCTCGCATCGGTAAGTAGGGCCCAAAGCTGGACAACGTCACTGGGGTGTGACATTCGTGGCTGAAACCATTGGCCGCGATTTTCGCCACAATTTCAATCGTGTGAATGAGTCAGCGAGCCAAAGTTCGTGAAGCTGCCTTGGTTCTTTTTGCGGCGGACGGGTTCCACCGCATGGAAGGACAGTCCCGCGATCACGCTTTCGTCGGAGCGTTTTGTGCAATGAGTTTTTTCGACTTCAATTCGTCCCAGAATGCGTCGGGGATTTTGACTTTCATCGCGGCGACGTTTTCGTGGACCTGTTGCGAAGTTCGTGCTCCAGGGATAATTGCTGACACCGTGGCAGGGGCTTCGGCGAACTGCAGGGCCGCCGTTTTGATGTCGATCCCGTGTTTGGTCGCAACGTCTTGGATCGCTGCAAACTTTTGCTTCATTGGATCGGGGATGAGGCTGGAATAGTTGAAACGATTTCGGCCAGCCAAGTAGCCACCATTGAGTGGAGCGCCGACGACAACGGAGATGTCGCGTTCGTCCAATAGCGGGAACGTCTTATCGAGTGCTTCTTCGTGTTCCAGAATGGAATACTGGAGCGCCAATAGGCAAATGTCAGGGTCAGCAACTTCAACGGCTTTGTAGATCGCGTGGGGCGAATTGATTCCGAAGCCCCAGGCTTTGATGATGCCCTCTTCACGCATCTTGGTGAGTTCTGGCATGGCACCGTTGACGGCTTCGTCATAGTACTTCAGCCAGTCCGCACCAAAGTCACTGTTCTGTGGTGACAGGTCGTGAATGAAAACGATGTCGAGCGACGAAACGCCGATACGTTGCAGGCTGTCTTCGACCGATCGACGTGTTCCCGCAGCCGTGTAGTCGTAGCTGTAATGGAAGGGAGAATGATTTGCCCAGTGCCATCGCTTCGGCAACGGTTCTGCGGAAGGGGTCAGGATCCGGCCGACCTTTGACGACAAAACATAGTCTTCGCGATCCTTGTTTCGAAGCAAATCGCCGAAGCGTCGTTCACTTAGGCTCAAGCCATAGAAAGGTGCGGTGTCGAAGTAACGAATCCCAGAATCCCAGGCCGCATTCAACATCGTAAGGATCTCTTCATCACTCGAAATGGTGTTGAATCCATTTCCAGCCGCAAGTCCACCCAAGCCCATTCTGGATGTGGGCCGATATCTTTTGGCGCTGCTTGCGGGATTGGTCGGCAGTTTCTCGTCGATATCAACGAGACCTTTGGTCTTCATTACTTCGCCCGACGACATTTGGATCTTCAAAGCTTGGGCGGAAGAGGTCGGCTTCATCACCGTTCCAACGCCCAGTGCCGCGCCTGCTTGCAAAAGGTTTCTTCTTGTCAACATGAGATTCTCTGCAGTGGATTTTGAGTGGACGCGTTTTCGAAAACTGAATTCGAAGAATCAGTTTCGAAGTGTTGCGGCAATGACTGGCAAATCAAAAAAGCCAACAGTGGGATTACGAGGCATGACGGTTCGATGTGAACTGCGTGATGATTGTGCGAGCATTGCCCTGAGTCGGCTTTGAGACGCCGGCTTTGAGGCGGCTTTGTATCGTTTGCGCAGTGACTCAATGTCGAAAAGAATTCAAAGACCGCCAGCCTGCGAGCAAGACAAAGGCGGACTGAGAGCAGTCGCTGAGAGACCTTTGTTGCAGATGCGATTGCGTTGGAAGTTTAGCTCCCATTGCGTTCGCCTAAGGAGCGCTGACAACGCCCATGACTCTGCCGGTCAGCCGTCAGGAAATTGCAAGCACGCTAAAGATTTTGGGGCTGAACGTGGCTGTTGTTGCTTAAAGATTTCGCCATTGGAGAGTCGAGTGATTCGCTTGGCGTCTTGTCGGGCAGGTTGCGTTCACTCTCTACACACCGAGGCGAGGTGTGGATTTCGAAGTTTTCAGTGAGAGAAGGCTGGAACAAGAAAGTGGGATCCAACGAACTTTTAACTGTGTCTGTTTGAACCAATTTTGGCAGGTTGCCCAAAACGGCCTGCCGTCCATTACGTTTTGTCCCGCAAACGCAAACGAAGCGACAATCGCCCGATTAAATGGAAGTCGACAAGCCGGCTATCGCGTTTTGCAAACGCCAGGCGATGGGGTTCGGGCGTTATCTCTACACTGCAC
The Neorhodopirellula lusitana DNA segment above includes these coding regions:
- a CDS encoding aldo/keto reductase, which translates into the protein MLTRRNLLQAGAALGVGTVMKPTSSAQALKIQMSSGEVMKTKGLVDIDEKLPTNPASSAKRYRPTSRMGLGGLAAGNGFNTISSDEEILTMLNAAWDSGIRYFDTAPFYGLSLSERRFGDLLRNKDREDYVLSSKVGRILTPSAEPLPKRWHWANHSPFHYSYDYTAAGTRRSVEDSLQRIGVSSLDIVFIHDLSPQNSDFGADWLKYYDEAVNGAMPELTKMREEGIIKAWGFGINSPHAIYKAVEVADPDICLLALQYSILEHEEALDKTFPLLDERDISVVVGAPLNGGYLAGRNRFNYSSLIPDPMKQKFAAIQDVATKHGIDIKTAALQFAEAPATVSAIIPGARTSQQVHENVAAMKVKIPDAFWDELKSKKLIAQNAPTKA